The Peribacillus simplex genome contains a region encoding:
- the gloA2 gene encoding SMU1112c/YaeR family gloxylase I-like metalloprotein, giving the protein MKVNKIHHAAIICSDYEKSKNFYVNILGCDIKKETYRSERKSYKLDLMVGGEYQLELFSFPDSPHRLSYPEARGLRHLAFEVEDINQAIEDLEKENISVEPIRVDELTGKRFTFFCDPDDLPLEIYEK; this is encoded by the coding sequence ATGAAGGTAAATAAAATACATCATGCAGCAATAATTTGTTCCGATTATGAAAAATCCAAAAACTTCTATGTCAATATTTTAGGGTGCGATATCAAGAAGGAAACTTATCGGTCTGAAAGGAAATCATATAAATTGGATCTAATGGTCGGAGGGGAATATCAGCTGGAATTATTCTCATTTCCTGATAGCCCCCATCGTCTTAGTTATCCTGAAGCTAGAGGGCTTAGACATCTCGCTTTTGAAGTGGAAGATATTAATCAAGCGATTGAGGATTTAGAAAAAGAAAACATTTCAGTCGAACCTATCCGTGTTGATGAGTTAACAGGAAAAAGGTTTACCTTTTTTTGCGATCCGGATGATTTGCCTCTTGAAATATATGAAAAGTAG
- a CDS encoding DMT family transporter: MNVYKFTLLILLTTFLMGSSFAVVKMGLPYSSPLLLAALRFTLAGFIMAMIVIFLKRPHPNSRGDWIKILIIGTFQTAGVMGCIFLSLRTITASESSILTFTNPLLVVVFGTIFSQTRYKLYQWIGVSLGLVGVIITMGAQLEFKVGILFGILSAVFWAISTILAKKWGAISDTWVLSAYQMLFGGLLLLLGSFILEKPFFIMNGHSLSILLWLSIMSSIVQFAVWYYLLQKSDPGKTSAFLFLAPFFGVLSGWALLGEPIYTSLLIGGLFIIMGIYLVNSNFQKENKFVKRAL; this comes from the coding sequence ATGAATGTTTACAAATTTACACTGTTGATACTTTTAACGACTTTTTTAATGGGTTCTTCTTTTGCAGTGGTTAAAATGGGTCTGCCTTATTCATCCCCATTATTATTGGCAGCATTACGCTTCACACTTGCCGGATTCATAATGGCGATGATCGTAATCTTTTTAAAAAGACCGCATCCAAACTCTAGAGGGGATTGGATTAAAATTCTTATTATCGGCACTTTTCAAACAGCCGGAGTAATGGGGTGCATTTTCCTGAGTTTACGCACTATTACGGCAAGTGAATCCTCAATTCTTACATTCACGAACCCGTTGCTTGTTGTTGTATTCGGTACCATCTTTTCACAAACACGTTATAAACTATATCAATGGATTGGAGTTTCATTAGGATTAGTTGGAGTAATTATAACGATGGGGGCTCAACTTGAATTTAAGGTTGGCATTCTTTTCGGCATTCTTTCTGCTGTTTTCTGGGCCATTTCCACCATTTTGGCAAAAAAATGGGGAGCGATTTCCGATACATGGGTATTATCTGCTTATCAGATGCTTTTTGGCGGTTTACTGCTTTTACTTGGCAGCTTTATTCTTGAAAAACCTTTTTTCATAATGAATGGTCATTCGTTGTCCATTTTATTATGGTTAAGTATCATGTCATCAATCGTGCAATTCGCTGTTTGGTATTACCTTTTACAAAAGAGTGATCCAGGAAAAACAAGTGCCTTTTTATTTTTGGCACCTTTCTTCGGAGTATTATCAGGGTGGGCACTATTAGGTGAACCGATATACACTTCACTCCTTATCGGCGGACTGTTTATTATCATGGGCATCTATCTTGTTAATAGCAATTTCCAAAAGGAAAATAAATTTGTTAAAAGAGCTTTATAG
- a CDS encoding ArsR/SmtB family transcription factor — translation MSINPNMVEVASLLGEKSRATILASLLDGRFHTAGELALMAVITPQTASFHLSKLMEGNLVKVEKHGRHRYYQLANGEIAQILESFLAISPPPEVRSLKQSSQAKLLKGARTCYDHLAGKLGVQITESMLKAGYLKKEESEFTVTSKGDHFFSEFGIDLLDLRKKRRSFSHSCLDWSERHHHLGGALGNGLLTHFFDLGWIVRVPSIRAVKVTSKGKEGFKEVFCIEV, via the coding sequence TTGAGTATAAATCCAAATATGGTGGAGGTAGCCTCCCTTCTTGGGGAAAAGTCACGTGCAACAATTCTTGCAAGTTTACTGGATGGGCGTTTTCATACGGCAGGTGAATTGGCATTGATGGCTGTAATAACACCACAAACCGCCAGCTTTCACCTTTCTAAATTAATGGAAGGTAACCTTGTTAAAGTTGAAAAGCACGGACGACATCGTTACTATCAGCTAGCAAATGGAGAAATTGCGCAGATTTTAGAATCGTTTCTGGCCATTTCCCCACCTCCTGAAGTTCGGTCTTTAAAACAATCAAGCCAAGCCAAATTGCTTAAGGGAGCAAGGACTTGCTATGATCATTTGGCAGGAAAACTAGGAGTCCAAATAACTGAATCGATGTTGAAAGCCGGATATTTGAAAAAAGAAGAGAGCGAGTTTACAGTCACATCCAAAGGAGATCATTTTTTTTCTGAATTCGGCATCGATTTACTTGATTTAAGGAAAAAACGCCGTTCATTTTCGCACTCATGTTTAGACTGGAGTGAACGTCACCATCATCTTGGCGGTGCTTTAGGAAATGGGCTCCTTACACATTTTTTTGATTTAGGCTGGATAGTCCGTGTTCCATCTATTCGCGCAGTAAAAGTAACGTCTAAAGGGAAAGAAGGATTTAAGGAAGTTTTTTGCATAGAGGTATAA
- a CDS encoding DHA2 family efflux MFS transporter permease subunit translates to MSSTNSKQTTIVALLLAGTFIAILNQTLMITAIPPVMEEMNITANSAQWLTTVFMLVNGIMIPVSAFLLERFTTRQLFLSAMGIFAIGTLVAGLAPNFGMLLLGRMIQSSGAGIMLPLMQTVFLMIFPVHKRGAAMGLVGLVISFAPAIGPALSGWVTETYSWRVLFFIILPIAIIDIIVAFFALKNVTEVTRPKVDVLSIVLSSVGFGGLLYGFTAAGNYGWTDESTVISLGIGTISLVWFIKRQLRLKHPMLEFRVFTYSLFPIAIIIGAITFMGLIGAETLIPLFMQNMRGFTAFEAGLAILPGALITGLMSPFIGRIFDRIGARWLVIGGLLLITASSFTFMDVGPSTSFTFIMVMYSIRMFGLAMVMMPVSTAALNQLPKRLIAHGAAMDNTMKMIAASVGTAILVTVMTSATENAQQRPEIVHPDMYGAQISFIVIAVLSLISFLISFKIKDQKSARKEFGEKN, encoded by the coding sequence TTGAGTTCAACAAATAGTAAACAGACAACAATTGTTGCCCTTTTGCTTGCGGGTACATTTATTGCGATCTTGAATCAAACATTAATGATTACCGCGATTCCTCCTGTAATGGAGGAAATGAATATTACGGCAAATAGTGCACAGTGGCTAACAACCGTTTTTATGCTGGTCAATGGGATCATGATCCCTGTGAGCGCGTTTTTATTGGAGCGCTTTACCACCAGACAGCTTTTCCTTTCAGCCATGGGGATCTTTGCTATTGGTACATTGGTAGCGGGGCTAGCTCCTAATTTTGGAATGCTGCTGCTAGGAAGGATGATTCAGTCGAGCGGAGCCGGAATTATGCTCCCGTTAATGCAAACAGTCTTCCTAATGATTTTCCCTGTTCATAAACGGGGAGCAGCCATGGGACTGGTCGGTCTGGTCATTTCCTTCGCGCCGGCTATTGGGCCAGCTTTGTCGGGCTGGGTTACGGAGACCTACTCATGGAGGGTGTTATTCTTTATCATTCTTCCAATTGCCATTATTGATATCATAGTTGCGTTCTTCGCTTTAAAAAATGTAACAGAAGTTACACGGCCAAAAGTGGATGTGCTTTCGATTGTTTTATCTTCCGTAGGTTTCGGTGGATTATTGTATGGATTTACAGCTGCAGGTAATTATGGCTGGACAGACGAGAGTACCGTCATATCCCTAGGCATTGGCACAATTTCACTTGTTTGGTTTATCAAAAGGCAATTGCGATTGAAGCATCCAATGCTGGAGTTCCGTGTGTTCACGTATTCATTATTCCCGATTGCCATTATTATTGGAGCCATTACCTTTATGGGTCTGATAGGTGCCGAAACGCTCATCCCGCTATTTATGCAAAACATGCGAGGATTTACTGCGTTTGAAGCGGGATTGGCGATACTCCCTGGAGCACTTATTACCGGATTAATGTCCCCGTTCATTGGACGTATTTTTGACCGGATTGGGGCCAGATGGCTGGTTATTGGCGGATTACTTCTCATAACCGCTTCCTCCTTCACTTTTATGGATGTTGGTCCTTCGACAAGTTTTACATTTATTATGGTCATGTACAGTATTCGGATGTTCGGGTTAGCCATGGTTATGATGCCTGTTTCAACGGCCGCCTTAAACCAGCTTCCAAAACGGTTAATCGCCCATGGTGCAGCAATGGATAATACGATGAAAATGATTGCCGCATCTGTAGGTACTGCAATACTTGTTACTGTAATGACATCAGCTACCGAAAATGCTCAGCAGCGTCCCGAGATAGTCCATCCTGATATGTATGGCGCGCAAATCTCATTTATTGTCATCGCTGTACTTTCGTTAATCAGCTTCCTCATTTCTTTTAAAATAAAGGACCAAAAATCAGCACGAAAAGAGTTCGGAGAGAAGAATTAA
- a CDS encoding DUF4240 domain-containing protein has product MYHEELTNGKHRDVPIKLVDNQEGWEGDRNSYLLATTPYIGETIPMIENNVLSKTLLQNRFYFENAPAICWFDGKIPGTFIYIGNIQGTKKMRQSNYGGTWDETTGMEALYEWRWINDRDNFEKEILEEEERKIEQLMDKPQKPRKMMTDESFWYIISLLDWESVNDEDEVIEVAVRELEKMGVRNIKQFEEAMSYKLYLLDTKEHAKNIGEYSYSKNKDDYFSPDVFLYLRCEVIAKGEGFFNAVLEYPVLMPKENTFEPLLSIATEAYERLTGKEFQYITGCDYETFSNVVGWK; this is encoded by the coding sequence TTGTATCATGAGGAATTGACGAATGGGAAGCATCGTGATGTTCCCATAAAATTAGTGGATAATCAAGAAGGATGGGAAGGGGATCGAAACTCTTATCTTCTTGCTACCACCCCATATATAGGGGAGACTATCCCGATGATTGAAAATAATGTTTTAAGTAAAACTCTTCTGCAAAACCGTTTTTATTTTGAAAACGCCCCTGCAATTTGTTGGTTTGATGGTAAAATTCCTGGAACTTTTATTTACATTGGGAACATTCAAGGGACTAAAAAAATGAGACAAAGTAATTATGGTGGCACCTGGGATGAAACAACAGGTATGGAAGCCCTTTATGAGTGGCGTTGGATCAATGACAGAGATAACTTTGAGAAAGAAATACTAGAGGAGGAAGAGCGAAAGATCGAACAACTAATGGATAAACCGCAGAAACCAAGAAAGATGATGACAGATGAATCCTTTTGGTACATAATTTCTCTTCTAGATTGGGAGTCAGTTAATGATGAGGATGAAGTTATAGAAGTGGCTGTTAGAGAGCTTGAGAAAATGGGAGTAAGGAATATTAAGCAGTTTGAAGAAGCGATGTCCTACAAACTTTATTTATTAGACACAAAGGAACACGCAAAAAACATAGGCGAATATTCATACAGTAAAAACAAGGATGATTACTTCTCACCTGATGTGTTTTTATACCTTCGATGTGAAGTAATTGCTAAAGGAGAAGGCTTTTTCAATGCGGTTTTAGAATACCCTGTACTTATGCCTAAGGAGAATACATTCGAACCATTGCTTTCCATAGCAACTGAAGCATATGAAAGGCTTACAGGAAAAGAGTTTCAGTATATCACTGGATGTGATTATGAGACTTTCTCAAATGTTGTAGGTTGGAAATAA
- the brnQ gene encoding branched-chain amino acid transport system II carrier protein, which translates to MATKVPFSFILVIGLMLFALFFGAGNLIFPPKLGQSAGINIWSANAGFLITGVGLPLLGVLALGFSGKDDLQSLASRVHPVFGIVFTIVLYLAIGPLFALPRSGNVSFEIGVKPFLSENSGPLPLLIFTIIFFSITCLFSINPAKVVGIVGKILTPIKLTFIGILVVVAFNHPIGDFQAPVKDYTVQPFFNGFREGYLTMDTLASFVFGIIIINAIKEKGAKTKKQIMVVCGKATGIAAFILATMYSALSYMGASSVEKLGYLENGGTILAKVSNYYFGAYGGLLLGLMITVACLTTSVGLVTSCSSFFHKLFPKVPYKTIAISLSIFSAIVANIGLTQLIAVSIPLLTAIYPLAIVLIFLTFFHSLFKGKAEVYQGSLLLTFIISLFDGLNRAGIRFSSINNFFNEILPLYDVGLGWIIPAIVGGFIGFSSSIIRVKFGLNHPTRKVKRKKIS; encoded by the coding sequence TTGGCTACTAAAGTACCATTTTCATTTATATTAGTTATTGGTTTAATGTTATTTGCTCTATTTTTTGGGGCAGGAAATTTAATTTTTCCACCAAAGCTTGGTCAATCAGCAGGAATAAATATCTGGTCAGCAAATGCAGGGTTTTTAATAACAGGAGTTGGCTTACCGTTACTTGGTGTGTTAGCACTTGGTTTTTCGGGAAAAGATGATTTACAGTCGTTAGCAAGTCGGGTACATCCTGTATTTGGTATTGTATTCACAATCGTTCTTTATTTAGCCATTGGTCCTTTATTTGCTTTGCCTAGATCAGGAAACGTTTCTTTTGAAATCGGTGTAAAACCTTTTTTGTCCGAAAATTCAGGCCCTTTACCTTTACTTATTTTTACCATCATCTTTTTTAGCATTACGTGCCTTTTTTCGATCAATCCCGCGAAAGTTGTCGGAATTGTAGGGAAAATATTAACGCCAATCAAGTTAACGTTCATTGGAATCCTAGTAGTAGTTGCTTTTAATCATCCAATCGGAGATTTTCAAGCACCTGTTAAGGATTATACAGTTCAACCATTTTTTAATGGGTTTAGAGAAGGTTATTTAACAATGGATACGCTTGCATCTTTTGTTTTTGGCATCATCATCATTAATGCCATAAAAGAAAAAGGTGCTAAAACAAAAAAACAAATTATGGTTGTTTGTGGAAAAGCAACTGGAATTGCTGCCTTTATCCTGGCAACCATGTATTCAGCTCTTTCTTATATGGGTGCTTCAAGTGTAGAAAAACTTGGGTACCTAGAAAATGGAGGGACTATCTTAGCAAAAGTCTCGAATTATTATTTTGGAGCTTATGGTGGGCTATTATTAGGATTAATGATTACAGTAGCTTGTTTAACGACAAGCGTAGGACTTGTTACATCTTGTTCTTCATTCTTTCATAAACTATTTCCAAAGGTACCTTACAAAACAATTGCTATTAGTTTATCTATTTTTAGTGCAATAGTTGCCAATATTGGACTAACACAGTTAATTGCTGTTTCTATTCCTCTCTTAACAGCTATTTATCCATTAGCCATTGTATTAATTTTCTTGACATTCTTTCATTCTTTATTTAAAGGGAAAGCTGAAGTGTATCAAGGAAGCTTACTTTTAACATTTATCATTAGTTTATTTGACGGATTAAATCGAGCTGGTATACGCTTTTCATCCATTAATAATTTTTTTAATGAAATTCTTCCTCTGTACGATGTCGGACTAGGGTGGATTATTCCAGCAATTGTTGGAGGATTTATAGGGTTTAGCAGTAGCATAATACGAGTGAAATTCGGTCTTAATCATCCAACTAGAAAAGTAAAAAGAAAAAAAATTTCTTAA